A single genomic interval of Aegicerativicinus sediminis harbors:
- the miaA gene encoding tRNA (adenosine(37)-N6)-dimethylallyltransferase MiaA — MTKFLIIVVGPTGIGKTALSIQLAKHFNTEILSSDSRQFYKEMKIGTAVPSDLELNAAPHHFIQHISIKDKYSVGDFEREAIERIGRLFRVHDILIMAGGSGLYIEAVVKGLDNFPEVDPKIRKDLMKILENQGLLPLQQKLNELDPYYYQNADINNPHRIVRALEICLGTRKPYSSFLTGSPIERNFTPIYIGLTGEREDIYNRINKRVDQMIREGLIDEVGELLQHKNLNALNTVGYKELFEYLDEKTDLETAISEIKKNSRRYAKRQLTWLRKNDAVHWFNYKTSYSEIVEYIEKLISHEDF; from the coding sequence ATGACTAAGTTTTTAATTATAGTTGTAGGCCCAACGGGAATTGGTAAAACTGCTCTATCAATTCAACTTGCAAAACATTTTAACACCGAAATTCTTTCCTCAGATTCTAGGCAATTTTATAAAGAAATGAAGATAGGGACCGCCGTTCCTTCAGACCTAGAGTTGAATGCGGCACCTCATCATTTTATTCAGCATATTTCAATAAAGGACAAATATTCAGTTGGAGATTTTGAGCGTGAAGCTATTGAAAGAATTGGAAGGCTTTTTAGGGTACATGATATTTTGATAATGGCCGGTGGTTCTGGGCTTTACATTGAAGCAGTAGTAAAAGGACTGGACAATTTTCCTGAGGTTGATCCAAAAATCCGGAAGGATTTAATGAAGATTTTGGAGAACCAAGGCTTATTACCTCTACAACAAAAGCTTAATGAATTGGACCCGTATTACTATCAAAATGCTGATATAAATAACCCACATAGAATTGTAAGAGCTTTGGAAATATGCCTTGGAACCCGAAAGCCATATTCGTCCTTTCTTACGGGATCACCAATTGAAAGAAATTTCACCCCTATTTATATAGGCCTAACTGGGGAAAGAGAAGATATCTATAATAGGATCAATAAAAGAGTGGATCAGATGATTAGAGAAGGGCTAATTGATGAAGTGGGGGAGCTATTGCAACACAAAAATTTAAATGCATTAAACACGGTTGGCTACAAAGAATTATTTGAATATTTAGACGAGAAAACAGACCTTGAAACCGCTATTTCCGAAATTAAGAAAAACTCTAGACGTTATGCAAAACGACAACTAACTTGGTTAAGGAAAAACGACGCTGTTCATTGGTTTAACTACAAAACAAGTTATTCAGAAATAGTCGAATATATTGAAAAATTGATTTCACATGAAGACTTTTAA
- a CDS encoding ion transporter, translating to MPTPKKQDWRDRLHEIIYEADTPEGKLFDVILLIAIIASIILVMLESIKHIDQRWHSVLDAGEWIITILFSFEYIARIICVRKPMKYVTSFYGVIDLLSTIPKYLSLIIAGTHALVALRALRLLRVFRILKLARFLGASNYLINALKASRAKILVFLFAVMILAVIFGTIMYLVEGEENGFSNIPKSVYWCIVTLTTVGFGDIAPVTPLGQFIATIIMILGYGIIAVPTGIVASEYTSQTNSSKGQKPNDAALNPMSSVQLNSQSCPNCLADNHKDGAEYCYNCGYKLSND from the coding sequence ATGCCAACACCAAAAAAACAAGATTGGAGAGATCGTCTTCATGAAATTATTTATGAGGCTGACACTCCTGAAGGTAAACTGTTCGATGTTATACTGCTGATAGCTATTATCGCAAGTATCATACTAGTGATGCTAGAAAGCATAAAGCATATAGATCAACGTTGGCATTCCGTCCTAGATGCAGGCGAATGGATAATTACAATATTGTTTTCGTTTGAGTATATCGCAAGAATAATTTGTGTTAGGAAACCGATGAAATATGTCACTAGTTTTTACGGCGTCATTGATTTACTCTCAACCATACCTAAATATCTTTCGCTAATAATTGCAGGTACCCATGCTCTCGTAGCCTTAAGAGCATTAAGATTATTAAGAGTGTTTAGGATTTTGAAACTTGCTCGATTTCTCGGAGCATCTAATTACCTGATAAATGCCCTTAAAGCAAGCCGAGCTAAAATCTTGGTATTTCTATTCGCGGTAATGATTCTGGCAGTAATTTTTGGCACCATAATGTATTTGGTTGAGGGAGAGGAAAATGGATTTAGTAACATCCCTAAAAGTGTTTATTGGTGCATTGTTACCCTTACAACGGTTGGCTTTGGCGATATTGCACCGGTCACTCCATTAGGGCAGTTTATTGCCACCATAATAATGATTTTGGGTTACGGTATTATAGCAGTACCAACGGGCATAGTAGCATCTGAATACACCTCACAAACGAATTCCTCAAAAGGTCAAAAACCTAATGATGCTGCCCTAAACCCTATGTCATCCGTACAATTAAATTCTCAATCTTGCCCAAATTGTTTGGCTGACAATCATAAGGATGGAGCTGAATATTGCTACAATTGCGGGTATAAACTAAGCAATGACTAA
- a CDS encoding exonuclease domain-containing protein: protein METTGGKYNQEGITEIAIYKFDGHEVVDQFISLVNPEREIQPFVTNLTGINSTMLKSAPKFYEVAKRIIEITEDCVLVAHNASFDYRILRTEFKRLGYSYKRKSLCTVELAKTLIPGQPSYSLGKLARSLGIPVSDRHRAQGDALATVKLFKMLLTKDLEKYIVKDAINVESAYSLKKAHKDIIDALPILIGVFYIHDTNGEIIYVGRSNNIKQKINQILTDIDPFSQKIQQLIATVTYDSCGNEMISHLVYHEEIKKNNPLFNKTATPAKPKFALYTSTDSAGYHNLYLDAYSQKKNPITSFNDKRSGNYWLNTFIEKYQLCMDLCGIKATETGCFNYHVNQCNGACIGDEGPNEYNKRFQLFLDDYKLHGRSLAIVDKGREIGEKGIIYLENNAVKGYGFIDLNYQLKNKSILERIISEIEPRNSNLFLIQAYLRKNKNYKIIELE from the coding sequence ATAGAGACCACAGGCGGAAAGTACAATCAAGAAGGTATTACAGAAATTGCAATCTATAAATTTGATGGACATGAAGTGGTAGACCAGTTTATTAGTTTGGTTAATCCTGAAAGAGAAATTCAACCTTTCGTGACCAACTTAACTGGAATTAATAGTACCATGTTAAAATCTGCACCTAAATTCTACGAGGTTGCCAAACGTATTATAGAAATAACTGAAGATTGTGTATTGGTTGCTCATAACGCAAGTTTTGATTACAGAATCCTTAGAACCGAATTTAAACGACTAGGTTACAGTTACAAACGAAAATCGTTATGTACTGTGGAATTAGCCAAGACACTTATTCCAGGGCAACCTTCCTACAGTTTAGGTAAGTTGGCAAGGTCTCTAGGTATCCCGGTAAGTGATCGACATAGGGCTCAGGGAGATGCCCTTGCGACGGTTAAACTCTTCAAAATGTTGCTTACAAAGGATTTAGAAAAATATATTGTGAAAGATGCCATAAACGTTGAATCCGCATACAGTCTAAAAAAGGCTCATAAAGACATTATTGACGCATTGCCTATTTTAATTGGTGTGTTTTACATCCATGATACTAATGGTGAGATAATATATGTTGGCAGAAGTAATAACATCAAGCAAAAAATCAACCAGATTTTAACTGACATTGATCCATTTTCCCAGAAAATTCAACAATTAATTGCTACAGTAACTTATGACAGCTGTGGCAATGAGATGATATCACATTTGGTATATCATGAAGAGATAAAAAAGAATAATCCACTTTTCAATAAGACAGCAACTCCGGCAAAACCTAAATTTGCTCTTTACACTTCAACAGATAGTGCTGGCTATCATAATTTATATTTAGACGCCTATTCCCAAAAGAAGAATCCCATAACCAGTTTTAATGATAAAAGGTCTGGAAACTATTGGTTAAACACTTTTATCGAAAAATACCAACTATGCATGGACTTATGTGGTATAAAAGCTACTGAAACTGGTTGTTTTAACTACCATGTTAATCAGTGTAATGGTGCTTGTATTGGAGATGAGGGACCGAATGAGTATAATAAAAGATTTCAGTTATTTCTAGACGATTATAAACTTCATGGTAGATCTTTAGCAATTGTGGATAAAGGACGAGAGATTGGAGAAAAAGGGATTATCTATTTAGAGAATAACGCCGTTAAAGGATATGGTTTTATTGATTTGAATTATCAGCTAAAAAATAAATCAATTCTAGAAAGAATCATTTCAGAAATTGAACCAAGAAATTCTAATCTTTTTTTAATACAAGCCTATTTACGTAAGAATAAAAATTATAAAATAATCGAATTAGAATGA
- a CDS encoding glycosyltransferase: protein MKSLQFSFVIPVFNRPDEIKELLESFCLLSFENPYEIIIVEDGSTNSSKEVCSTFKDQLNIVYLEKSNSGPGDSRNYGMARATGNYFIILDSDCILPTQYLQKVHTSLKEDYVDCFGGPDGAHESFSEIQKAINFVMTSFITTGGVRGNKNHIVNFEPRSFNMGISKEAFEATKGFGIIHPGEDPDLSIRLKKLGFKTRLISEAFVYHKRRVDFGKFWKQVNKFGLVRPILNKWHPESSKLIFWFPTLFVLGFIASVSLAIFGIHSPLVLFGIYTFMVFFVALIRTKSMKISCYSMVAMYLQFFGYGLGFFKSSIALNLMGKNPEEEFPQLFFNHG, encoded by the coding sequence ATGAAGTCACTACAATTTTCCTTTGTAATTCCGGTATTTAATCGTCCCGATGAAATAAAGGAATTGTTGGAAAGTTTTTGTCTTCTTTCATTTGAAAACCCCTATGAAATTATAATCGTTGAGGATGGATCTACAAATTCTTCCAAAGAAGTTTGTTCTACTTTTAAAGATCAGTTAAACATAGTATATTTAGAAAAATCAAATTCTGGCCCTGGGGATTCAAGAAATTATGGAATGGCTCGTGCCACAGGGAATTATTTTATAATTCTAGATTCAGATTGTATTTTGCCTACACAATATTTGCAGAAGGTTCATACATCTCTTAAAGAGGATTATGTAGACTGCTTTGGTGGTCCTGATGGTGCACATGAAAGTTTTTCTGAAATTCAAAAAGCGATCAATTTTGTTATGACTTCTTTTATCACTACCGGTGGTGTTAGAGGAAATAAGAACCATATAGTTAATTTTGAGCCAAGGAGTTTCAACATGGGAATTTCCAAGGAAGCATTTGAGGCTACTAAAGGTTTTGGAATTATACATCCGGGAGAAGATCCGGATTTATCCATTCGGTTAAAAAAACTAGGGTTCAAAACCCGATTGATTTCTGAGGCCTTTGTGTACCATAAACGCAGGGTGGATTTTGGTAAATTTTGGAAGCAGGTTAACAAGTTTGGCTTGGTTAGGCCAATATTGAACAAATGGCATCCAGAGTCTTCCAAACTGATATTTTGGTTTCCGACACTTTTTGTGTTAGGGTTTATAGCTTCTGTATCCTTAGCTATATTCGGAATACATTCGCCATTGGTCTTATTTGGCATCTATACTTTCATGGTTTTCTTTGTGGCTTTAATAAGGACAAAAAGCATGAAAATTTCATGTTATTCTATGGTTGCAATGTATTTGCAATTTTTTGGTTACGGTTTAGGTTTTTTTAAATCAAGTATTGCATTAAATTTGATGGGAAAGAACCCGGAAGAAGAGTTTCCCCAACTATTTTTCAATCATGGTTAA
- the coaE gene encoding dephospho-CoA kinase (Dephospho-CoA kinase (CoaE) performs the final step in coenzyme A biosynthesis.) has protein sequence MKIIGLTGGIGSGKTTVANMFRELGVPVYVADLEAKNLMNTSKVIKRQLIEKFGDQAYSNGELNRNFLAAKVFNDEVELKKINNIVHPKVKEHFEKWLTKQTSPYIIKEAAIIFEHNRQHEYDAIILVVSDKQKRLERVMKRDNSTREKVISIMNNQMADDVKIPLSDYIIENTTIEDTKIQVEKLHQKLLES, from the coding sequence ATGAAAATTATTGGCTTAACGGGAGGAATTGGTAGTGGTAAAACTACTGTGGCAAATATGTTCCGGGAACTGGGTGTGCCGGTTTATGTTGCAGATTTGGAGGCTAAGAACCTGATGAATACCTCCAAGGTTATCAAGCGCCAATTAATTGAAAAGTTTGGAGATCAGGCATATTCTAACGGGGAATTGAACCGTAATTTTCTTGCGGCAAAAGTTTTTAATGATGAAGTGGAATTGAAAAAAATCAACAATATTGTTCATCCTAAAGTAAAGGAACATTTTGAAAAATGGCTCACCAAACAAACTTCACCGTATATTATTAAAGAAGCAGCAATCATTTTTGAACATAATCGACAACATGAATATGATGCTATTATCCTTGTTGTTTCTGATAAACAAAAAAGACTTGAACGCGTAATGAAAAGGGACAATTCTACAAGGGAAAAGGTTATTTCAATTATGAATAACCAGATGGCCGATGACGTAAAAATTCCCCTTTCTGATTATATAATAGAAAACACTACAATAGAGGATACCAAAATTCAAGTTGAGAAATTGCACCAAAAGCTTCTAGAATCCTAA
- a CDS encoding response regulator transcription factor: protein MEEQNKRILLVEDDPNFGTVLKDYLTMNDYDVTHAKNGMEGFEKFKKDDYDLCILDVMMPYKDGFTLAKEIREKNSEVPIIFLTAKAMKEDVLKGYKVGADDYLNKPFDSEVLLMKIKAIIQRKANDSIADSKQFEFKIGRFDLNSKLRFLKFDGGEPVKLSPKENELLRLLALHENDLMPRELALTKIWRDDNYFTSRSMDVYIAKLRKYLKPDPNVEILNIHGEGFRLVINKDEE, encoded by the coding sequence ATGGAAGAACAAAACAAGAGAATTCTGTTAGTTGAAGATGATCCCAATTTCGGGACCGTGTTGAAGGATTATTTAACCATGAACGACTACGATGTTACTCATGCTAAAAACGGTATGGAAGGCTTCGAAAAGTTTAAAAAAGACGATTATGATCTGTGCATTTTAGACGTCATGATGCCTTATAAGGATGGTTTTACGTTAGCTAAAGAAATTAGAGAAAAGAATTCTGAAGTGCCGATTATATTCTTAACTGCCAAGGCAATGAAAGAAGATGTCTTGAAAGGTTATAAAGTTGGCGCCGATGATTATCTCAACAAACCTTTTGATAGTGAGGTGCTTTTAATGAAAATAAAGGCTATAATCCAAAGAAAGGCAAACGATTCCATTGCGGATAGTAAGCAATTCGAATTTAAGATTGGTCGGTTTGATTTAAATTCAAAGCTCAGATTCTTAAAATTTGATGGTGGAGAGCCAGTAAAATTGTCACCAAAGGAAAATGAACTTTTGAGGTTATTAGCATTACATGAAAATGATCTAATGCCACGGGAATTGGCTCTTACTAAGATTTGGAGAGACGATAATTATTTTACTTCTAGGAGTATGGATGTTTATATCGCCAAATTGCGTAAGTACTTAAAGCCTGATCCTAATGTTGAAATCCTAAATATACACGGAGAAGGTTTCAGATTGGTTATAAATAAAGACGAAGAATAA
- a CDS encoding YggS family pyridoxal phosphate-dependent enzyme has protein sequence MSITNNLVKLKNELANNVTLVAVSKTKPLLDIQEAYDTGHRHFGENKIQEMVEKYEQLPKDIKWHMIGHVQRNKVKYMTDFVHLIHGVDSFKLLKEINKQAIKSERIIDCLFQIKIAKEDSKFGMDKADVLNVISSAEFAELKAVNIKGLMGMATFTENESVIKEEFTYLKDTFEEFKELSKSNFNMEILSMGMSGDYQLAIECGSNMVRIGSTIFGERNYN, from the coding sequence ATGTCAATTACAAATAATTTAGTCAAGTTAAAAAACGAATTAGCAAATAATGTGACTCTTGTTGCCGTTAGTAAAACAAAACCATTATTAGATATTCAGGAAGCTTATGATACAGGCCATCGTCATTTTGGAGAGAACAAAATTCAGGAGATGGTAGAAAAATATGAACAGTTACCTAAAGATATAAAATGGCATATGATCGGGCATGTGCAAAGGAATAAAGTAAAATACATGACCGACTTTGTACATCTCATCCATGGTGTAGATAGTTTTAAGCTTTTAAAAGAAATAAACAAACAAGCCATTAAAAGTGAACGCATAATAGACTGTTTGTTTCAAATTAAAATAGCCAAGGAAGATTCAAAATTTGGAATGGATAAAGCAGACGTTTTAAACGTTATTTCCTCAGCTGAATTTGCGGAACTTAAAGCCGTTAATATTAAGGGGTTGATGGGAATGGCAACTTTTACAGAAAATGAATCGGTAATCAAAGAAGAGTTTACCTATCTAAAAGACACCTTTGAAGAATTCAAGGAATTATCCAAATCTAATTTTAATATGGAGATCCTCTCTATGGGAATGAGTGGAGATTACCAACTTGCTATAGAATGTGGAAGTAATATGGTAAGAATAGGCAGTACTATTTTTGGTGAACGAAATTACAATTAG
- a CDS encoding sensor histidine kinase, which translates to MGKKLFILLVVLMSLSLIGIIFVQAYFINRSLKNEERQFTLNVKRSLSVVSRDLENKEFHEFSSKFLELLENGKDPDSTIRGISIWDYDERSNQMTYYENNIIEENFKVPSLFFDIGLDSVNISRFTNMKYSQVFDRTDLNSEFQLDSEKKLQEFRELPELDRKLFETTFRDRFKNYPIYKRISTDEVDDLLGKQLIGNGIEIDYEFAIFDRDLATKVQSNNFEFSTDSTLGVPVFLDNNNESNYTLYVNFPNRRQFLFSTIMGMIVLSIIFTSVIILAYSSAIYQLIRQRQISQIKTDFINNMTHEFKTPIATINLALDSIRNPKIMSDPDKVSRYLGMIRDENKRMHAQVENVLRISKLEKNELNISKERVKIHDLIEDAMSHVELIVEDRNGYIKSHLDAPKSSVLANESHFTNVLVNIMDNAVKYSSDEPKIDIYTENVGNNILIKIADQGNGMSKQVAKRVFEKFYREHTGNVHNVKGHGLGLAYVKRIVEDHHGHISVESEKGKGSVFTIKLPLIS; encoded by the coding sequence ATGGGCAAAAAGCTTTTCATTCTGCTGGTGGTGTTAATGAGTTTGTCGTTGATCGGAATTATTTTCGTGCAGGCATATTTTATTAATCGCTCTTTAAAAAATGAAGAAAGGCAATTCACCTTAAATGTTAAACGCTCTTTAAGTGTTGTTTCTCGTGATTTAGAAAATAAGGAGTTCCATGAATTTAGTAGTAAATTTTTGGAGCTTTTGGAGAATGGCAAGGATCCTGATAGTACCATTAGAGGTATTAGTATTTGGGATTATGATGAAAGGTCTAATCAAATGACCTATTACGAAAACAATATTATTGAGGAAAATTTTAAGGTTCCGTCATTGTTCTTTGACATAGGTTTAGACAGTGTAAACATAAGCCGCTTTACCAACATGAAATACTCTCAGGTCTTTGATAGGACTGACCTCAATTCTGAATTTCAGCTAGATTCTGAAAAAAAATTGCAGGAATTTAGGGAGTTGCCCGAATTGGATAGAAAATTGTTTGAAACTACATTTAGGGATCGCTTCAAGAATTATCCGATATATAAGCGAATATCAACGGATGAAGTTGATGACTTATTGGGCAAACAATTAATTGGCAATGGAATTGAAATTGATTATGAGTTTGCCATTTTTGATAGGGATTTAGCGACCAAGGTGCAATCAAATAATTTTGAATTCTCTACGGATTCGACTCTTGGGGTACCAGTTTTCTTAGATAACAATAACGAGAGTAATTATACGCTTTATGTGAACTTTCCCAATCGCAGACAATTTTTGTTTTCAACTATAATGGGAATGATAGTGTTGTCTATAATTTTTACTTCAGTTATAATTTTGGCATATAGTAGTGCCATTTACCAACTGATAAGACAAAGACAGATTTCACAGATTAAGACGGACTTTATCAATAATATGACCCATGAATTTAAAACTCCAATAGCTACTATCAATTTGGCCTTAGATTCTATAAGAAATCCGAAGATAATGTCGGATCCAGATAAAGTTTCGAGGTATTTGGGAATGATTCGAGATGAAAACAAAAGAATGCATGCTCAAGTAGAGAATGTCCTCAGGATTTCTAAATTGGAAAAAAACGAATTAAATATTAGTAAGGAACGTGTTAAGATACACGACTTAATTGAGGATGCCATGAGCCATGTGGAGTTGATTGTTGAAGATAGAAATGGCTATATAAAATCGCATTTAGACGCCCCTAAATCTTCGGTTTTAGCAAATGAATCGCATTTTACAAACGTGCTTGTAAATATTATGGACAATGCCGTTAAGTATTCTAGCGATGAACCAAAAATTGACATTTATACAGAGAATGTTGGAAATAATATTCTCATTAAAATAGCTGATCAAGGAAATGGAATGTCTAAACAAGTTGCAAAACGCGTGTTTGAAAAGTTCTATAGAGAACACACCGGCAACGTGCACAACGTTAAGGGACACGGTCTAGGTTTGGCCTATGTAAAAAGGATTGTAGAAGACCACCATGGTCATATATCAGTAGAAAGTGAAAAAGGAAAAGGTAGTGTATTTACCATTAAATTACCGTTAATATCATAA
- a CDS encoding 3-hydroxyacyl-CoA dehydrogenase family protein: MKNVAVIGAGTMGNGIAHTFAQNGFKVQLIDINDANLKKGMATIESNLNRMLSKGSINEEQKEATLANIATYSNLNEGIEYASLVVEAATENIDLKCSIFKQLDEMCPEDTILATNTSSISITKIGASTSRPDKVIGMHFMNPVPIMKLVEIIRGYNTSDDTTKTIMELSEKLQKVPVEVNDYPGFVANRILMPMINESIEALYNGVAGVKEIDIVMKLGMAHPMGPLQLADFIGLDVCLSILHVMYDGFKNPKYAPCPLLVNMVQAGKLGVKSGEGFYDYSDSKKAEKISKMFSS, from the coding sequence ATGAAAAACGTAGCAGTTATTGGAGCTGGCACAATGGGAAATGGCATTGCGCACACCTTTGCGCAAAACGGTTTTAAAGTTCAATTAATTGATATCAATGACGCAAATTTGAAAAAGGGTATGGCAACGATTGAATCTAACCTCAATCGTATGCTTTCCAAGGGCAGCATTAATGAAGAACAAAAAGAGGCTACATTAGCAAATATTGCAACCTACAGTAATTTAAACGAAGGTATAGAATATGCCAGTTTAGTAGTAGAGGCGGCTACTGAAAATATCGATTTAAAATGCTCTATTTTTAAGCAGTTAGACGAGATGTGTCCTGAGGATACTATTCTTGCAACTAATACCTCATCAATCTCAATCACAAAAATAGGAGCTTCAACTTCTAGACCTGATAAGGTCATAGGCATGCATTTTATGAATCCGGTACCCATAATGAAATTGGTTGAGATTATTAGGGGCTATAACACTTCCGATGATACTACTAAAACAATTATGGAATTATCTGAAAAACTTCAAAAAGTTCCTGTTGAGGTAAATGATTATCCAGGATTTGTGGCAAACAGAATTTTAATGCCAATGATTAACGAATCCATAGAAGCCCTTTATAATGGAGTTGCTGGAGTAAAGGAAATTGATATAGTAATGAAATTAGGCATGGCCCATCCAATGGGTCCGTTACAATTGGCTGATTTTATAGGATTAGATGTTTGTCTTTCTATTTTACATGTAATGTATGACGGTTTTAAAAACCCTAAATATGCGCCATGTCCATTGTTGGTTAATATGGTTCAGGCAGGTAAATTAGGAGTTAAATCAGGTGAAGGGTTTTATGATTATAGTGATTCTAAGAAAGCTGAAAAAATTTCAAAAATGTTTAGCTCTTAA
- a CDS encoding Cif family virulence factor, with translation MFGQTKNDFLEINKQIWEPFSQAYAMKDISLFGGIHHEDFIRVSGNNKSIKDKSKYINQLAENWTDDERTLKIEFRFTERISSEGRASERGIYKLTVTTGINDPQFYFGKFHVILTKETKWKLLMDYDSNEYGTIGKEDFLAANDINRY, from the coding sequence ATGTTTGGCCAAACCAAAAATGATTTCCTTGAAATAAATAAGCAAATTTGGGAGCCATTTTCCCAGGCTTATGCAATGAAGGATATCTCACTTTTTGGAGGCATTCACCACGAAGATTTTATCAGAGTGAGCGGGAATAATAAATCGATAAAGGATAAATCAAAATATATTAATCAATTAGCTGAAAATTGGACGGATGACGAACGGACTTTGAAGATTGAATTCCGGTTTACTGAGCGAATTTCTTCTGAAGGTAGGGCTTCGGAAAGGGGTATCTATAAATTAACCGTTACAACTGGCATAAATGATCCACAATTCTATTTTGGAAAATTTCATGTCATACTCACTAAAGAAACTAAGTGGAAGCTCTTAATGGATTATGATTCTAACGAATATGGAACTATAGGGAAAGAAGACTTCCTTGCAGCAAACGATATTAACAGGTATTAA
- a CDS encoding CdaR family protein: MVNKIRSKLFQSFHNRRLHMFGLFLILSFIFLLLTKFSKIYHETVRLQLAYDNLPSDIVIDLETPKEIEIEVEGVGFRLLPYYLKKPILTLDAQEDLKMHGDEYLWTPDLNDEIFNQYFSYSIDKLAIEPDSIIIPFSVLKSKMIPVKVISEIKLSPGYNFGDSLKAVPDSVKVIGGKEALKEVAMVETKPVKKANLSTDISETIELDIKKEAVYKIEPTSVTVKAKIEKFTEGILEIPVIVKNLPKNIKINYFPKSIPVSFYVQLSKYNEVTVDDFAIECNYDEIKNTQKSFFTPRLIKVPELVKNVRLRQDKVEFILTK, from the coding sequence ATGGTTAATAAAATACGCTCCAAATTATTTCAGTCCTTCCATAACAGAAGGCTGCATATGTTTGGACTGTTTTTAATTCTTTCCTTTATTTTTCTATTATTAACCAAATTTTCAAAGATATATCACGAAACGGTTCGGCTTCAATTGGCCTATGATAACTTGCCTAGTGACATCGTGATCGATTTAGAAACTCCTAAGGAAATTGAAATAGAAGTTGAGGGAGTCGGATTCAGGCTTTTGCCTTATTATTTAAAAAAACCAATATTAACTCTGGATGCTCAAGAGGATTTAAAGATGCATGGTGATGAATACCTATGGACTCCAGATTTGAACGATGAAATATTCAATCAATATTTTAGCTATAGCATTGATAAATTGGCCATTGAACCAGATAGTATAATTATTCCGTTTTCTGTGCTGAAATCTAAAATGATACCAGTAAAGGTAATATCCGAAATTAAGCTTAGCCCCGGATATAATTTTGGTGATTCTCTTAAGGCAGTGCCTGATTCAGTTAAAGTAATAGGAGGTAAGGAGGCACTTAAAGAAGTAGCGATGGTAGAGACAAAACCTGTTAAAAAAGCTAATTTAAGCACCGACATTTCTGAGACTATAGAATTAGATATAAAGAAGGAGGCAGTTTATAAAATTGAACCGACTTCAGTGACGGTAAAGGCAAAAATTGAGAAATTTACAGAAGGCATTTTAGAAATTCCGGTTATCGTTAAGAACTTACCAAAGAATATTAAGATTAACTATTTTCCTAAGTCTATACCTGTTTCCTTTTACGTTCAATTATCAAAATACAATGAGGTAACGGTTGACGACTTTGCAATTGAGTGTAATTACGATGAAATAAAAAATACACAAAAATCATTCTTTACGCCTCGTTTAATTAAGGTGCCAGAATTGGTAAAAAATGTTCGCCTTAGACAGGATAAAGTTGAATTTATACTTACCAAATGA